A window of the Diabrotica undecimpunctata isolate CICGRU chromosome 1, icDiaUnde3, whole genome shotgun sequence genome harbors these coding sequences:
- the GlcAT-I gene encoding galactosylgalactosylxylosylprotein 3-beta-glucuronosyltransferase I — translation MLRMDYMENRRFRKYIIYFLIVSCMLIFWKVITMDNVNDPRVIEIKDKIREYQYKLHLSPSQVKLLEMLEKGQNIDDIPTIYAITPTYYRYLQKAELTRISQMLMLVPNIHWIVIEDADEKSDLVTNLIADSGLKATHLAAKTPSLEKLKAKDPRWKRHRGVEQRNKGLNWLRNNLKNGRDKGFVYFMDDDNTYSIKIFSEIMKIKRVGVWPVGLVAGLTVETPILNPETGKVKGYRSGWKPNRPFAIDMAGFAINLDLILQKPEASFSYKMEKGYQETEFLSFFTTKEGLEPLANNCSKIYVWHTRTEKPVVRGEVKGFEV, via the exons ATGTTAAGAATGGATTACATGGAAAATAGAAGATtcagaaaatatataatatattttttaatagtatcATGTATGCTAATTTTCTGGAAAGTGATTACAATGGATAATG TTAATGATCCCAGGGTAATAGAAATTAAAGACAAGATAAGGGAGTACCAGTACAAATTGCACCTATCACCTTCACAAGTGAAATTATTAGAAATGCTTGAAAAGGGTCAGAATATAGATGACATACCAACTATATATGCTATCACTCCTACATACTACAG ATATCTTCAAAAGGCAGAACTAACCAGAATCTCTCAAATGCTGATGCTTGTTCCAAATATCCATTGGATTGTGATAGAGGATGCAGATGAAAAATCAGATCTAGTCACTAATTTAATTGCAGACTCTGGTCTGAAAGCTACACATTTAGCAGCAAAAACTCCGTCTTTGGAAAAGCTTAAAGCAAAG GATCCCAGATGGAAACGTCACAGAGGTGTAGAACAAAGAAACAAAGGTCTAAATTGGTTAAGAAATAACTTAAAGAATGGAAGAGACAAAGGTTTTGTATACTTTATGGATGACGACAATACTTATAgcataaaaatattttcagaG ATTATGAAAATTAAAAGGGTTGGTGTATGGCCAGTAGGATTAGTAGCAGGATTGACAGTTGAAACTCCGATCTTAAATCCCGAGACAG gaaAAGTGAAAGGCTATAGAAGCGGCTGGAAACCTAATCGTCCATTCGCTATAGATATGGCAGGTTTTGCTATAAATCTAGACCTTATACTTCAAAAACCGGAAGCCAGCTTCTCTTACAAGATGGAAAAGGGTTACCAGGAAACCGAATTTTTAAGTTTCTTCACTACGAAAGAAGGGCTGGAGCCTCTAGCAAATAATTGTTCTAAAATTTATGTGTGGCATACAAGGACAGAAAAACCGGTGGTTAGGGGTGAGGTTAAAGGTTTTGAAGTTTAG